In one Musa acuminata AAA Group cultivar baxijiao chromosome BXJ2-5, Cavendish_Baxijiao_AAA, whole genome shotgun sequence genomic region, the following are encoded:
- the LOC135612348 gene encoding lanC-like protein GCL2 isoform X2, protein MADRYFPNEMPDFVEEQEGAVVQSTLHSLLCLPDTKLADKFLRAALDLKEKVVKETWLRNGRRVKDFTLYTGALGTAFLLFKAYQVTNNLSDLSLCGEIIRACDSVSAGSRHVTFICGRAGVCALGAVVAKQAGDNVLLNHYLSSFREIKMRDVPNELLYGKVGYLWACSFLNKHIGESTIPSTHMSPVTKEIILDGKRLSNKSSCPLMYEWHGKKYWGAAHGLAGIMHVLMDMELKPEDKECIKGTLSYMINHRFPSGNYPSSQGSNSDRLVHWCHGAPGVALTLIKASQVFQDEQILGAAEEAAKVVWSRGLLKRVGICHGISGNTYVFLSLYRLTGRVEYLYRAKAFACFLLDRANQLIADGRMHSGDRPYSMFEGQAGMAHLFLDMIRPSESRFPAYEL, encoded by the exons ATGGCTGATCGCTACTTCCCAAATGAGATGCCCGATTTCGTGGAAGAACAGGAAGGTGCGGTTGTTCAATCCACTCTCCACAGCCTCCTCTGCCTTCCCGACACCAAATTAGCCGACAAGTTTCTAAGAGCTGCACTCGATCTCAAGGAGAAG GTTGTGAAGGAGACGTGGCTGCGCAACGGGCGGCGAGTTAAGGATTTCACCCTCTACACGGGTGCTCTTGGAACGGCTTTCTTGCTCTTCAAGGCGTACCAGGTCACCAACAACCTAAGTGATCTCAGCCTCTGTGGCGAGATCATAAGGGCTTGTGATTCTGTTTCGGCTGGGTCACG GCATGTGACGTTCATATGTGGGCGTGCGGGAGTGTGTGCTCTTGGGGCTGTCGTCGCAAAGCAAGCTGGAGACAATGTGCTCCTCAACCATTATTTGAGCTCATTCAGGGAG ATAAAGATGCGAGATGTTCCTAACGAACTTTTATATGGAAAAGTTGGGTACTTGTGGGCATGTTCTTTCCTAAATAAACACATAGGCGAGAGTACAATCCCTTCAACTCACATG AGTCCAGTAACAAAAGAAATCATCTTGGATGGCAAAAGATTATCCAACAAAAGCAGCTGCCCGCTGATGTACGAGTGGCATGGAAAGAAATACTGGGGTGCTGCTCATGGGCTTGCAGGAATCATGCACGTCCTGATGGATATGGAACTGAAGCCAGAAgataaggaatgcattaaaggtacACTCAGCTACATGATAAATCACCGCTTCCCAAGTGGGAATTACCCATCGAGCCAGGGCTCTAATTCAGACCGCCTTGTGCATTGGTGCCATGGTGCCCCTGGTGTTGCTCTGACCCTTATTAAAGCTTCTCAG GTCTTCCAGGATGAGCAGATTTTGGGTGCTGCAGAGGAGGCTGCTAAGGTCGTCTGGAGCAGAGGCCTGCTGAAGAGAGTTGGCATTTGCCATGGTATAAGTGGGAACACTTACGTGTTCCTCTCACTATATCGGCTAACTGGGAGGGTCGAGTACTTGTATCGAGCTAAAGCATTtgcttgcttcctcctagacagaGCTAACCAGCTGATTGCAGATGGGAGAATGCACAGCGGTGATCGACCATATTCGATGTTTGAAGGGCAGGCTGGCATGGCACATCTCTTTTTGGACATGATCAGACCttccgaatcaaggtttccagctTATGAGCTTTGA
- the LOC103984501 gene encoding uncharacterized protein LOC103984501, whose amino-acid sequence MLGRQLVIRKEAAVNLREVAARTTLREVRQKGHIYVELRHVGKRIIFFCTLCLTPCYSDTVLFDHLQGNLHARRLTAAKATLFGATPWPFNDGVLFFDSSNEPNLLLSGSDSQNDMALVLSNSSGNDHEVTSRNTLDSPSRNCCGRNNSINCSKSSGSSDAKLRLSSNGHKASLRSSCSVLDMVSTCSWAENSLIIPGVLLKGEVSNLALKHLGVGQIAYRIQDKEGHGKITSIWCAWLGQGESDFSDELNISANCDFAIVNFPYAYGLGRKGAVEDEETPTSPGSFFEIDDSGHHRKRKRKSFSDQEDYSDGSNGCSESLSGDGSSLDIVVADDPQQLEKRLVSSKVVRQQLRKQKRLAAERICDICGQPMLPGKDVATLLNCRTGNLACSSRNTNGAFHPFHASCLIHWILLCESEMADQRNKTKVTRGRKGRSTLKNRISSIFCLECQGTGVAIQGEELEKPTIPLSEMFLYKLKAIEANKAWMKNPEILEKCSTGLHFPSGCVEKSQEKVMPLKLLHFFRADQ is encoded by the exons ATGTTGGGAAGACAATTGGTAATCAGGAAGGAAGCCGCAGTGAACCTGAGAGAAGTGGCGGCAAGAACTACTCTAAGGGAAGTACGGCAGAAGGGGCATATATATGTGGAGCTGAGACATGTTGGGAAGCGCATAATCTTCTTCTGCACCCTCTGCCTCACCCCATGTTACAGCGACACCGTGCTGTTTGATCATCTCCAAGGAAATCTCCATGCTCGACGCCTCACAGCTGCCAAAGCGACTCTTTTCGGTGCTACTCCATGGCCTTTCAATGATGGTGTTCTTTTCTTTGACAGTTCTAACGAGCCTAACCTGCTGTTATCAGGTTCAGATAGTCAAAATGATATGGCTTTGGTTCTTAGCAACAGCTCTGGGAACGATCATGAAGTAACTTCGAGGAATACATTGGATTCTCCCAGTAGGAATTGCTGTGGTAGAAACAATAGTATTAATTGTTCTAAATCCAGTGGTTCTTCTGACGCTAAACTTAGATTATCTTCCAATGGGCATAAAGCATCTTTGAGATCTAGCTGTTCAGTCCTAGATATGGTTTCTACTTGCAGCTGGGCAGAAAATAGTTTGATTATTCCTGGGGTCTTACTGAAGGGGGAAGTTTCAAATTTGGCACTGAAACATTTAGGAGTTGGGCAGATTGCATACAGAATACAAGACAAGGAAGGTCATGGTAAGATCACGAGTATATGGTGTGCTTGGTTGGGACAAGGAGAATCTGACTTTAGTGATGAGTTGAACATATCCGCAAATTGTGATTTTGCCATAGTTAATTTTCCTTATGCATATGGCTTAGGTAGGAAGGGAGCTGTGGAAGATGAAGAGACTCCGACATCACCTGGTTCTTTCTTTGAGATTGATGATTCTGGGCATcataggaagaggaagaggaaatcaTTCTCAGACCAAGAAGACTACTCAGATGGTTCGAATGGTTGTTCTGAGTCTCTTTCTGGAGATGGCTCAAGTCTGGATATCGTTGTGGCAGATGACCCACAGCAGCTTGAAAAGAGACTTGTATCTAGCAAGGTTGTTAGGCAACAGCTGAGAAAACAGAAACGTTTGGCTGCAGAGAGAATCTGTGATATATGTGGGCAGCCGATGCTCCCTGGAAAGGATGTGGCTACCCTACTAAATTGTCGTACTGGTAATTTAGCTTGCAGCAGTCGGAACACTAACGGG GCTTTTCATCCATTTCACGCATCGTGCCTCATACATTGGATCCTTCTATGTGAGTCAGAAATGGctgatcaaagaaacaaaacaaaagtaACTCGAGGTCGCAAGGGAAGATCAACGCTCAAGAATCGAATTTCTTCCATCTTTTGCCTGGAGTGCCAGGGCACTGGTGTGGCCATTCAAGGAGAAGAATTGGAGAAACCTACCATTCCACTCTCTGAG ATGTTTCTTTATAAGCTGAAAGCCATTGAGGCAAACAAGGCATGGATGAAAAATCCTGAAATTCTTGAGAAATGCTCCACTGGACTTCATTTCCCTTCTGGTTGTGTTGAAAAATCTCAG GAAAAAGTTATGCCTCTAAAGTTGCTGCATTTCTTCCGAGCTGATCAGTAG
- the LOC103984763 gene encoding expansin-B16 codes for MASSFFSPFSSCVLLILFFFSFFVFWFDYGDSHPVFDPHWHPATATWYGSPDGDGSDGGACGYGSLVDIRPLRARVGAVSPVLFKGGQGCGACYKVRCLDPAICSRRAVTVIVTDECPGGYCASGRTHFDLSGAAFGRMAVAGEAGQIRDRGEISVVFRRTPCKYPGKNIAFHVNEGSTNYWLSLLVEFEDDDGDIGAMHIKQANSVEWLEMKHIWGGNWCFNGGPLQGPFSVKLTTLTTQKTFSARDVIPSNWSPDVTYTSRLNFL; via the exons ATGGCTTCTAGCTTCTTCTCTCCTTTCTCCTCCTGCGTTCTTcttatcctcttcttcttttcgttCTTTGTCTTCTGGTTCGACTACGGTGACTCACACCCCGTCTTCGACCCGCATTGGCACCCGGCGACCGCGACCTGGTATGGCAGCCCCGACGGCGACGGCAGCGACG GTGGGGCGTGCGGGTACGGGTCGCTGGTGGATATCCGGCCGCTGCGGGCACGGGTGGGGGCGGTGAGCCCCGTGCTGTTCAAGGGCGGGCAGGGGTGCGGCGCCTGCTACAAGGTTCGCTGCCTCGACCCGGCCATCTGCTCCCGCCGCGCCGTCACCGTCATCGTCACCGACGAGTGCCCCGGCGGGTACTGTGCGTCCGGCCGAACCCACTTCGACCTCAGTGGCGCCGCCTTCGGCCGCATGGCCGTTGCCGGCGAGGCCGGCCAGATTCGTGATCGCGGCGAGATCTCCGTCGTGTTCCGCAG gacACCGTGCAAGTATCCAGGGAAGAACATTGCCTTTCATGTAAACGAAGGATCCACAAACTATTGGCTTTCGCTTCTCGTGGAGTTTGAGGATGATGATGGAGATATTGGAGCCATGCATATAAAACAA GCAAATTCTGTGGAATGGCTCGAGATGAAGCACATATGGGGAGGCAATTGGTGTTTCAATGGGGGGCCTCTGCAGGGGCCCTTCTCGGTGAAGCTTACCACATTAACCACCCAAAAGACCTTCTCTGCCCGGGATGTGATTCCAAGTAACTGGTCTCCCGATGTCACCTACACCTCTCGACTTAACTTCCTTTGA
- the LOC135612349 gene encoding microtubule-associated protein RP/EB family member 1C-like, which translates to MATNIGMMDSAYFVGRNEILAWINSTLQLNLSKVEEACSGAVHCQLMDAAHPGIVPMHKVNFDAKNEYEMIQNYKVLQDVFNKLKITKHIEVNKLVKGRPLDNLEFMQWMKRYCDSVNGGVLINYNALERRDACRGGKEANKRSSSSSQSSVRSSSAAIKTQASHATKKNDGHVANGSHRTIKPATSSVAHAYDEQITELKLFVDSLEKERDFYFGKLRDIEILCQNPELEHLPIVCAIQKILYAADDSSSVVAEAQAMIAQQRIEPPPLSPILETSEEKPKQEVQKRKDISTLEFDAAAHSTLSPRQRLSDISDVHYCGSPLTNY; encoded by the exons ATGGCGACCAACATCGGGATGATGGACTCGGCATACTTCGTGGGCCGGAACGAGATTCTCGCGTGGATCAACTCCACTCTCCAACTCAATCTCTCCAAGGTCGAGGAG GCCTGTTCCGGGGCCGTGCACTGCCAGCTGATGGACGCTGCGCACCCGGGGATCGTACCGATGCACAAGGTGAACTTTGATGCCAAGAATGAGTACGAGATGATCCAGAACTATAAGGTCCTTCAGGATGTCTTTAATAAGCTCAAGATAACCAAG CACATTGAAGTAAACAAGCTTGTAAAAGGAAGGCCCCTGGACAATTTGGAGTTTATGCAGTGGATGAAGAGATACTGTGATTCTGTCAATGGTGGTGTTCTGATCAA CTATAATGCTTTAGAGAGAAGGGATGCTTGCAGAGGTGGAAAAGAAGCAAACAAGAGGTCATCGTCGTCTTCTCAATCATCCGTCAGATCTTCATCTGCTGCCATTAAAACTCAAGCCTCACATGCTACAAAAAAGAATGATGGGCATGTTGCAAATGGATCCCATAGGACCATAAAACCTGCCACTAGTTCTGTTGCTCATGCTTATGATGAACAG ATCACTGAGCTGAAGCTTTTTGTGGATAGCCTTGAGAAGGAAAGGGACTTCTACTTTGGTAAATTGAGGGACATTGAAATTTTATGCCAGAACCCTGAGCTAGAGCACTTGCCT ATTGTTTGTGCAATTCAGAAGATACTGTATGCTGCAGATGATAGCTCATCTGTCGTGGCAGAAGCACAAGCCATGATAGCACAGCAACGGATCGAACCACCGCCACTCAGCCCTATCCTTGAGACGTCAGAAGAAAAACCAAAGCAAGAAGTGCAGAAGAGAAAGGATATCTCCACCCTTGAGTTTGATGCGGCGGCCCATTCGACGCTGTCCCCACGGCAGAGGCTCTCTGACATCTCGGATGTGCACTACTGTGGATCACCACTTACCAACTACTGA
- the LOC103984500 gene encoding uncharacterized protein LOC103984500 has translation MAATVIQSFAVPCRSRAAAPASAPRASASFSSPLGRRALGLLPQFSGLRCASVPLKVKLAAVAARSRVVRRGSVVCEVQETAVQLPDVTKATWQSLVLDSSVPVLIDFWAPWCGPCRMIEPTVAKLAKVYEGKLKCYKLNTDENPDIATQYGIRSIPTMMIFKNGEKKDTVIGAVPESTLVASIEKFV, from the exons ATGGCCGCCACCGTCATCCAGTCGTTCGCGGTACCCTGCCGTAGCCGTGCCGCGGCGCCCGCGTCGGCGCCGAGAGCCTCGGCCTCCTTTTCATCGCCTCTCGGCCGCCGTGCGTTGGGGCTTCTTCCGCAGTTCAGCGGCCTGAGGTGTGCTTCAGTCCCCCTAAAGGTCAAGTTGGCCGCGGTGGCGGCGAGATCGAGGGTCGTCAGGAGGGGATCCGTGGTCTGTGAGGTTCAGGAGACGGCGGTCCAGC TTCCAGATGTGACTAAAGCCACATGGCAGTCCCTTGTATTGGACTCCAGTGTTCCAGTTCTCATTGACTTTTGGGCTCCGTGGTGCGGGCCATGTCGAATGATCGAACCAACCGTTGCCAAGTTGGCAAAGGTTTATGAAGGAAAACTGAAGTGCTATAAGCTGAACACTGATGAAAACCCAGATATAGCAACTCAATATGGGATTCGGAGCATCCCAACCATGATGATCTTCAAAAACGGCGAGAAGAAAGACACTGTGATTGGGGCTGTGCCCGAGAGTACTTTGGTCGCATCCATTGAGAAGTTCGTCTAG
- the LOC103984503 gene encoding PH, RCC1 and FYVE domains-containing protein 1, with product MADRSRAFCIEELPAHLILEILSCGRLGAVDLACLETTCRMFSGAHGLLPNKFRSMVEFAAFHICMTHTIFGSLPQSARTDLLGRCHGNWKKVLRFLQSVEQSSCSVETSAGNMQVTTGRYHTLLIHDSSVYSCGSSLCGVLGHGQDTTQCAAFSRINFPSASHVIHISASHNHAAFVTQTGEVFTCGDNSSFCCGHGEVGRTIFRPIRIEALKGIPCKQVATGLSFTVILTMQGQVYTCGSNTHGQLGHGDTVDRPTPRNIEYFEGLGHVVQISAGASYTFAVTYDGRIHSFGSCNNFCLGHGDQHDELVPRVIQSFRRRNIHILRVSAGDEHAVALDSSGYVYTWGRGYCGALGHGDENDKTSPELLATLKGHLAVQVCARKRKTFVLTDEGSVFAFGWMGFGSLGFSDRGSSDKVMKPRVLDSLKSHHVTQISTGLYHTVGVTNRGLVFGFGDNERAQLGHEKMRGCLKPTEIVVQRTMDDIAIAAQSG from the exons ATGGCCGACCGCAGTCGTGCCTTCTGTATCGAAGAGCTGCCTGCGCATTTAATTCTGGAGATATTGAGCTGTGGGCGTCTAGGTGCTGTCGACCTTGCGTGCTTGGAGACAACTTGTCGAATGTTTAGTGGTGCTCATGGGCTTCTTCCCAACAAATTCCGGTCCATGGTTGAGTTTGCTGCATTCCACATTTGTATGACACACACTATATTTGGTTCTCTCCCACAGAGTGCACGTACAGACCTTCTTGGTCGCTGTCATGGGAATTGGAAGAAGGTTCTGAGGTTCTTGCAGTCTGTGGAGCAGTCTTCCTGCAGTGTCGAGACGTCAGCAGGCAAC ATGCAGGTAACCACAGGAAGATATCATACACTCTTGATTCATGACTCGTCTGTGTACTCTTGTGGATCCAGTTTGTGTGGGGTACTTGGTCATGGTCAAGATACAACTCAGTGTGCTGCATTCAGCCGCATTAATTTTCCATCTGCTTCTCATGTCATCCATATCTCAGCTTCTCACAACCATGCAGCATTTGTAACGCAAACTGGAGAG GTGTTCACTTGTGGTGATAATTCATCATTTTGTTGTGGTCATGGAGAAGTGGGCCGCACCATATTTAGGCCTATTCGCATTGAGGCACTGAAGGGGATACCCTGCAAGCAG GTTGCCACTGGGTTGAGTTTTACAGTGATTCTTACAATGCAAGGCCAAGTTTACACATGTGGGAGCAACACACATGGCCAACTTGGTCATGGTGATACTGTTGACAGGCCAACTCCTAGGAATATTGAATATTTTGAGGGGCTGGGACATGTAGTGCAGATATCTGCTGGTGCAAGTTATACTTTTGCTGTCACTTATGATGGAAGAATTCATTCATTTGGTTCCTGTAACAACTTTTGCCTTGGCCATGGGGATCAACATGATGAACTTGTTCCACGTGTCATCCAGTCATTTAGGAGGAGGAATATTCATATACTACGTGTGTCTGCTGGAGATGAGCATGCAGTGGCACTTGATTCAAGTGGATAT GTATATACATGGGGTAGAGGCTACTGCGGCGCCCTAGGCCATGGGGATGAGAATGATAAGACTAGTCCAGAATTGTTGGCCACTCTGAAGGGTCACCTCGCTGTGCAG GTGTGTGCAAGGAAAAGAAAAACTTTTGTGCTCACAgatgaaggttcagttttcgcCTTTGGGTGGATGGGTTTTGGTAGTTTAGGATTTTCTGATCGAGGAAGCTCTGACAAGGTTATGAAGCCACGAGTCCTCGATAGCTTGAAATCCCACCATGTAACCCAAATCAGCACTGGACTCTACCACACTGTTGGAGTTACTAATAGAGGTCTAGTATTTGGCTTCGGGGACAACGAGAGGGCACAGCTTGGCCATGAAAAGATGCGAGGTTGCTTAAAGCCAACAGAAATAGTTGTTCAGAGGACAATGGATGATATAGCGATTGCAGCACAAAGTGGGTGA
- the LOC135612348 gene encoding lanC-like protein GCL2 isoform X1 gives MADRYFPNEMPDFVEEQEGAVVQSTLHSLLCLPDTKLADKFLRAALDLKEKVVKETWLRNGRRVKDFTLYTGALGTAFLLFKAYQVTNNLSDLSLCGEIIRACDSVSAGSRHVTFICGRAGVCALGAVVAKQAGDNVLLNHYLSSFREIKMRDVPNELLYGKVGYLWACSFLNKHIGESTIPSTHMSPVTKEIILDGKRLSNKSSCPLMYEWHGKKYWGAAHGLAGIMHVLMDMELKPEDKECIKGTLSYMINHRFPSGNYPSSQGSNSDRLVHWCHGAPGVALTLIKASQVVFQDEQILGAAEEAAKVVWSRGLLKRVGICHGISGNTYVFLSLYRLTGRVEYLYRAKAFACFLLDRANQLIADGRMHSGDRPYSMFEGQAGMAHLFLDMIRPSESRFPAYEL, from the exons ATGGCTGATCGCTACTTCCCAAATGAGATGCCCGATTTCGTGGAAGAACAGGAAGGTGCGGTTGTTCAATCCACTCTCCACAGCCTCCTCTGCCTTCCCGACACCAAATTAGCCGACAAGTTTCTAAGAGCTGCACTCGATCTCAAGGAGAAG GTTGTGAAGGAGACGTGGCTGCGCAACGGGCGGCGAGTTAAGGATTTCACCCTCTACACGGGTGCTCTTGGAACGGCTTTCTTGCTCTTCAAGGCGTACCAGGTCACCAACAACCTAAGTGATCTCAGCCTCTGTGGCGAGATCATAAGGGCTTGTGATTCTGTTTCGGCTGGGTCACG GCATGTGACGTTCATATGTGGGCGTGCGGGAGTGTGTGCTCTTGGGGCTGTCGTCGCAAAGCAAGCTGGAGACAATGTGCTCCTCAACCATTATTTGAGCTCATTCAGGGAG ATAAAGATGCGAGATGTTCCTAACGAACTTTTATATGGAAAAGTTGGGTACTTGTGGGCATGTTCTTTCCTAAATAAACACATAGGCGAGAGTACAATCCCTTCAACTCACATG AGTCCAGTAACAAAAGAAATCATCTTGGATGGCAAAAGATTATCCAACAAAAGCAGCTGCCCGCTGATGTACGAGTGGCATGGAAAGAAATACTGGGGTGCTGCTCATGGGCTTGCAGGAATCATGCACGTCCTGATGGATATGGAACTGAAGCCAGAAgataaggaatgcattaaaggtacACTCAGCTACATGATAAATCACCGCTTCCCAAGTGGGAATTACCCATCGAGCCAGGGCTCTAATTCAGACCGCCTTGTGCATTGGTGCCATGGTGCCCCTGGTGTTGCTCTGACCCTTATTAAAGCTTCTCAGGTG GTCTTCCAGGATGAGCAGATTTTGGGTGCTGCAGAGGAGGCTGCTAAGGTCGTCTGGAGCAGAGGCCTGCTGAAGAGAGTTGGCATTTGCCATGGTATAAGTGGGAACACTTACGTGTTCCTCTCACTATATCGGCTAACTGGGAGGGTCGAGTACTTGTATCGAGCTAAAGCATTtgcttgcttcctcctagacagaGCTAACCAGCTGATTGCAGATGGGAGAATGCACAGCGGTGATCGACCATATTCGATGTTTGAAGGGCAGGCTGGCATGGCACATCTCTTTTTGGACATGATCAGACCttccgaatcaaggtttccagctTATGAGCTTTGA